In Gigantopelta aegis isolate Gae_Host chromosome 14, Gae_host_genome, whole genome shotgun sequence, the following proteins share a genomic window:
- the LOC121388390 gene encoding uncharacterized protein LOC121388390 codes for MSQWEQYLESLYYDAKHPGSYAGPVKLYQAVKAEGKFKIPLAHIKKWLKGQETYTMTHQLRRKFPRNTYVVEGIDSHWQSDLMDMVSLAKYNDGVRYVVVIIDLFSRYVWVIPLKSKTGKDVVDALTEFWKSESRKPKLFQSDSGSEYKNHRVKALLKSHDITQLFTLNETKASYAERVIKTIKMRLYRYMLKNFTYKYMDALENVVHSYNHTKHRMLGQTPASVNQTNEEEVRLSQYLIKPKKAIHKKTKFTFDIGDKVRVSHLRGTFDREYQEKWSGEIFTIERRYWSQSHDLYKLKDWGGDPIEGTFYAAELQKVTENPDQLYRIQDIVKRRTRNKQKEVLVKWLHWPKKYNSWIPEADVVRYQTV; via the coding sequence ATGTCTCAGTGGGAACAGTACCTCGAGTCACTTTATTATGATGCAAAGCACCCTGGGAGTTATGCAGGTCCTGTTAAATTATATCAAGCTGTCAAAGCAGAgggtaaatttaaaattcctCTAGCACATATTAAGAAATGGTTGAAAGGTCAAGAGACCTATACCATGACACATCAATTGAGACGAAAGTTTCCACGTAATACCTATGTTGTGGAAGGTATAGATAGTCACTGGCAATCTGACCTGATGGACATGGTCAGTTTGGCTAAATATAATGACGGGGTGAGATACGTTGTGGTGATCATTGACCTGTTCTCCAGGTATGTGTGGGTTATACCACTCAAATCAAAAACAGGGAAAGATGTAGTAGATGCTTTGACAGAATTCTGGAAATCAGAGTCCAGAAAACCCAAACTGTTTCAGTCTGATTCGGGATCAGAATACAAGAACCACAgggtcaaagcattgttgaagtcacatgacatAACGCAGCTGTTTACTCTCAATGAAACCAAAGCGAGTTATGCAGAACGGGTCATTAAAACCATCAAAATGCGTCTGTATcgctacatgttaaaaaacTTTACTTACAAGTATATGGATGCTCTAGAGAATGTCGTCCATAGCTATAACCATACCAAACATCGAATGTTAGGTCAAACACCAGCCAGTGTCAACCAAACGAATGAAGAAGAGGTCCGCTTGTCTCAGTACCTGATCAAACCTAAAAAGGCAATCCACAAAAAGACAAAGTTTACCTTTGACATTGGTGACAAAGTACGAGTCAGTCATCTTCGCGGTACATTTGACCGTGAATACCAAGAAAAATGGTCTGGCGAAATATTTACCATTGAAAGGAGATACTGGTCTCAAAGCCATGACTTGTACAAATTAAAGGACTGGGGTGGCGATCCCATTGAAGGGACATTCTATGCAGCTGAACTTCAAAAGGTGACTGAGAATCCGGATCAATTGTATCGTATCCAAGACATTGTAAAAAGGAGAACTCGGaacaaacagaaagaagtgCTGGTGAAATGGCTTCACTGGCCTAAGAAGTACAATTCGTGGATTCCAGAAGCAGACGTTGTTCGATATCAGACAGTATAA